One Pristiophorus japonicus isolate sPriJap1 chromosome X, sPriJap1.hap1, whole genome shotgun sequence genomic region harbors:
- the LOC139240809 gene encoding inhibin beta B chain-like: MDLEIFRDCTATPRLPFTWARICAKWDRRKTCYKGACADYVLEPAAGFPTCRVQQAFLESEDLSRMNNRVILSLCGFLYLWIRTLTLPLSADAACSFCGSSSFEVGTDDKVLQLIKSYILKQMHMKARPKTTNATLRKTQVSVLRKFHTDNSMKASAPDSPRTFQTLGHSQGLEDKSYEIITFAQSVHSNSSKIRLNFLLWDEPAQSTLTFIQQANLWLYLKLFPSPSNRRRQKVTLKILLKGPGGVNHTLISNQQFNIKRSSWHTFPVTHAIQSFSDREDKQFHFELECSGCTDAMGESMLLDVSSKGQKAFLVSQIRVSSESPHVRKRGIECMEKLNFCCRKTYFVDFRDIGWDDWIIMPHGYYANYCLGNCAPHMAGAPDFASSFHSIVTNLHKLNGYHPALAMNSCCIPTRKSLLSMLYFEEKGRIIKKDIPDMTVEECGCT; the protein is encoded by the exons CCCCGGCTCCCTTTTACCTGGGCAAGGATATGTGCCAAGTGGGACCGGCGGAAGACTTGCTATAAAGGGGCCTGCGCGGATTATGTCTTAGAACCTGCAGCTGGTTTCCCCACCTGCCGGGTTCAGCAGGCGTTTCTGGAAAGTGAAGATCTCAGCAGGATGAACAACAGGGTGATTTTGAGCCTCTGCGGTTTCCTTTACTTGTGGATAAGGACTCTGACTCTGCCATTGTCGGCGGACGCAGCCTGCAGTTTCTGTGGCTCCTCCAGTTTTGAGGTAGGGACGGACGACAAAGTCCTCCAGTTGATAAAGAGCTACATCCTGAAACAAATGCACATGAAGGCAAGACCGAAAACCACCAATGCAACCCTCAGGAAAACTCAAGTGTCCGTCCTGAGAAAATTTCACACAGACAACTCGATGAAGGCCAGCGCTCCAGACAGCCCAAGAACCTTTCAGACGTTGGGGCACAGCCAGGGACTGGAAGATAAGAGCTATGAAATCATCACCTTTGCACAATCAG TCCACTCAAACTCTTCCAAAATCAGGCTAAACTTTCTCCTTTGGGATGAGCCAGCCCAGAGCACTCTTACTTTCATTCAACAAGCAAACCTGTGGCTGTACCTCAAGTTATTTCCTTCCCCCTCTAACAGGAGGAGGCAAAAGGTAACTTTGAAAATACTTCTTAAAGGTCCAGGGGGTGTCAACCACACACTGATCAGCAACCAGCAGTTCAATATTAAGCGGAGCAGCTGGCATACGTTCCCGGTGACGCATGCCATCCAGAGTTTCTCCGACCGAGAAGATAAGCAGTTTCATTTTGAGCTGGAGTGCAGTGGCTGCACTGATGCCATGGGAGAATCGATGCTTCTTGATGTCAGTAGCAAGGGCCAGAAGGCCTTTCTGGTCTCTCAGATCAGGGTCTCATCGGAAAGCCCCCACGTCCGCAAGCGGGGGATAGAATGCATGGAGAAGTTGAACTTTTGCTGCCGGAAAACGTACTTTGTGGATTTCCGTGACATTGGCTGGGACGACTGGATCATAATGCCTCATGGTTACTATGCAAACTACTGCCTGGGTAACTGTGCTCCCCACATGGCCGGAGCACCTGATTTTGCATCATCCTTTCACAGTATTGTGACCAACCTGCACAAACTGAATGGCTACCATCCCGCACTGGCCATGAACTCGTGCTGCATTCCGACCAGGAAGAGCCTGCTCTCCATGTTGTACTTTGAAGAAAAGGGTCGCATAATCAAAAAGGACATCCCAGACATGACTGTTGAGGAATGTGGCTGCACTTAG